Proteins encoded within one genomic window of Rossellomorea vietnamensis:
- a CDS encoding histidine phosphatase family protein produces MLTLYITRHGETEWNTEKRVQGWRDSNLTKKGKEHATRLGNRLKEVEFEAIYSSSSKRTEMTADLIRGNHEIPIILDERLREINMGIWEGETVSHIKANHPDEFHSFWNTPHLYQPLGGERFDEVRDRVLKCMSSIRQIYDSGNILVVTHSVVIKTLLAYFKNLPLERLWEPPFIHDTSLTVVELWEEGSRIVMEGDLSHREKSS; encoded by the coding sequence TTGCTAACTTTATATATTACAAGGCACGGAGAAACCGAATGGAATACGGAAAAAAGAGTACAGGGCTGGAGAGATTCAAATCTCACGAAGAAAGGGAAGGAACATGCAACGCGTTTAGGAAACAGACTGAAAGAGGTTGAGTTCGAGGCCATCTATTCAAGTTCAAGTAAAAGAACCGAAATGACGGCAGACTTAATAAGGGGTAACCACGAAATTCCGATCATCCTGGATGAAAGACTGAGAGAGATCAATATGGGGATTTGGGAGGGAGAAACGGTTTCACACATTAAAGCGAACCATCCCGACGAGTTTCACTCATTTTGGAATACGCCTCATCTTTATCAACCACTGGGTGGAGAACGCTTTGATGAAGTAAGGGACAGAGTATTGAAATGTATGAGCTCGATTCGTCAGATCTACGATTCAGGAAATATCTTAGTCGTTACCCACTCTGTTGTCATCAAAACATTGCTAGCTTATTTCAAAAACCTTCCCTTAGAGAGATTATGGGAACCTCCATTCATCCATGATACCAGTCTTACCGTTGTTGAGTTATGGGAAGAGGGAAGCAGGATTGTAATGGAAGGGGATTTATCTCATCGGGAGAAATCAAGTTAA
- a CDS encoding Cof-type HAD-IIB family hydrolase, translating into MKYKIVFFDIDGTITHHENGSIPDKTKYVIHTLKNKGFKLVAATGRPLSMCQEIKDLGIDTFITANGGYVKHNEKVIHQVPMDRNLVKEIVDFAHGKHGLSFYTESFCMNGVEEEEITRALKETLSLDEYPVRADLIGEQDVYLMCLFATDEVVKSYQQRFPHLTFRRWHPYVLNVLQEDVSKSLAIKKVLDYYDLQPSEAIAFGDGDNDVDMLELAGLGIAMGNGSDRLKRVADYVTKKSSEDGITFALERFGVI; encoded by the coding sequence ATGAAGTACAAAATCGTTTTCTTTGACATCGATGGAACGATTACACATCACGAAAATGGAAGCATACCAGATAAGACGAAATACGTCATACATACACTAAAGAACAAAGGGTTCAAATTGGTGGCAGCAACGGGACGACCCTTATCCATGTGCCAGGAGATAAAGGATTTAGGAATCGATACGTTCATCACAGCAAATGGCGGCTATGTCAAACATAACGAAAAAGTGATTCATCAAGTTCCCATGGACCGGAATCTGGTAAAAGAGATTGTGGATTTTGCCCATGGCAAGCATGGCCTTTCTTTCTATACCGAAAGCTTCTGTATGAACGGAGTGGAGGAAGAAGAAATAACCCGGGCATTGAAGGAAACGTTATCGTTGGATGAATATCCTGTGCGGGCCGATCTTATTGGTGAACAGGATGTCTACTTGATGTGTTTATTTGCAACGGATGAAGTGGTGAAATCATATCAACAGAGGTTTCCTCATCTTACCTTCAGAAGATGGCATCCCTACGTTTTGAATGTGTTGCAAGAAGATGTGTCAAAGTCATTAGCCATAAAGAAAGTATTAGATTATTATGATTTGCAACCATCTGAAGCCATCGCTTTCGGTGACGGGGATAATGATGTGGATATGCTGGAACTTGCGGGTCTTGGGATTGCGATGGGAAATGGTAGTGACAGATTGAAAAGGGTTGCAGATTATGTGACCAAAAAATCCAGTGAAGATGGAATCACTTTTGCATTGGAGAGATTCGGTGTGATCTAG
- a CDS encoding GNAT family N-acetyltransferase — translation MKTTAYVTLRELTLDDAEDRYHWCLDQEVTKHLNMPEKYPPFSLEETRAWIDMCISKTNGYEQKAIMTGEGKHIGWIDLKNIDRLNKHAELGIAIGDKNYWGKGYGLAAMREMLQWGFKELGLNKIWLRVEIDNEKAINSYRKMGYVEEGTLRQDRLRNGEFVDRLRMSILREEFVNEPKV, via the coding sequence ATGAAAACAACCGCATACGTGACACTAAGGGAATTGACGCTTGACGATGCAGAAGACCGCTATCATTGGTGCCTGGACCAAGAAGTGACCAAACACTTAAACATGCCAGAAAAATATCCTCCCTTCAGCCTGGAAGAAACCCGTGCCTGGATCGACATGTGCATCAGCAAAACGAATGGATATGAACAAAAGGCGATCATGACGGGAGAAGGCAAACACATCGGCTGGATCGATTTGAAAAATATTGACCGGTTAAATAAACATGCAGAACTTGGGATTGCGATCGGTGATAAAAATTACTGGGGAAAAGGCTACGGGTTAGCAGCCATGCGCGAGATGCTTCAATGGGGGTTCAAGGAACTCGGGTTGAACAAGATATGGCTAAGAGTAGAGATCGATAATGAAAAAGCCATTAATTCCTACAGAAAAATGGGATATGTGGAAGAAGGCACTTTAAGGCAGGATCGATTGAGAAACGGAGAGTTCGTCGACCGACTCCGGATGAGTATTCTCAGGGAGGAATTTGTCAATGAACCAAAAGTTTAG
- a CDS encoding phosphoribosylanthranilate isomerase: protein MNQKFSQFIEIARKLNGIGITPLLMGSVGLEVVTGRSWDAQDLDIHVPGDKRGWEVPAETSIHNWSEIVEIMNSMGYALIDLHEHEFSKGGLSVEFGIIDTLPEFAGVRMEELEIHRKGEATYYLLNQEQYLRVYEASSKDSYRADQNNHKDLEKIEYLKHELNHHTENINP, encoded by the coding sequence ATGAACCAAAAGTTTAGTCAGTTTATTGAAATTGCCAGGAAGCTAAATGGAATTGGAATTACGCCACTGCTAATGGGATCTGTGGGATTGGAAGTGGTCACCGGAAGGAGCTGGGATGCACAGGATCTGGACATCCATGTGCCTGGTGATAAGCGGGGATGGGAAGTCCCTGCAGAAACATCCATACATAACTGGAGTGAAATTGTAGAAATCATGAATTCCATGGGCTATGCGCTGATCGATTTACATGAACATGAATTTTCGAAAGGTGGATTATCCGTGGAGTTCGGGATCATCGATACGCTGCCGGAATTTGCAGGGGTACGGATGGAAGAGTTAGAGATTCATCGAAAAGGAGAGGCGACCTATTATTTGTTAAATCAGGAACAGTATCTACGTGTGTACGAAGCTTCCTCCAAGGACAGCTACCGGGCAGATCAGAATAATCATAAGGATTTGGAGAAGATCGAGTATTTGAAACATGAGCTAAATCATCACACTGAAAATATAAACCCATAA
- a CDS encoding NUDIX hydrolase produces the protein MNYVKDLRKLVGTRPLILPGAVVIILNTQQEVLLQHRTDGGWGLPGGLMELGESLEETARREVKEETGLEIGELSLVNIFSGQDYYFKVSNGDELYSVTAVYVTKDMRGKMDIDETESVSVRFFKLNELPVGLTDEYESYIMPYIDQLKKVQE, from the coding sequence ATGAACTACGTCAAAGATCTGCGTAAACTTGTTGGCACTAGACCCCTCATTCTCCCCGGGGCTGTCGTCATCATCTTAAACACCCAACAGGAAGTCCTTCTGCAGCACCGGACAGACGGTGGCTGGGGGCTTCCGGGAGGATTGATGGAACTGGGCGAAAGTTTAGAAGAGACGGCAAGGAGAGAAGTGAAGGAAGAAACCGGCCTTGAGATTGGGGAGCTGTCCCTTGTAAATATCTTCTCCGGTCAGGACTATTACTTCAAAGTATCGAATGGGGATGAACTATATTCTGTCACGGCTGTTTATGTCACAAAGGACATGAGAGGGAAAATGGACATCGATGAAACCGAATCGGTGTCAGTTCGATTTTTCAAACTGAATGAACTGCCGGTTGGATTAACGGATGAATATGAAAGCTATATTATGCCATACATAGATCAATTAAAGAAGGTGCAAGAATGA
- a CDS encoding membrane lipoprotein lipid attachment site-containing protein: MLKKILFIIGTMLLLAGCNTKDFSFSGESDHWHAELNVNQSSDFEKKDFVLKYKGEDINSVGNVAYDVEEVGGFGRKGVTLEENGVIRHNSESDPTNAKMSEDTEVKVTVKWDDQEETFTLEKN; the protein is encoded by the coding sequence ATGCTGAAGAAAATACTTTTCATAATTGGAACTATGCTTCTATTAGCAGGCTGCAACACGAAAGATTTCTCCTTCTCGGGTGAATCCGATCACTGGCATGCCGAACTAAACGTCAATCAGTCCAGTGATTTTGAAAAGAAGGATTTTGTCCTGAAGTATAAAGGGGAGGACATTAATTCTGTAGGTAACGTTGCCTATGACGTAGAAGAAGTTGGTGGATTTGGCAGAAAGGGTGTGACCCTTGAAGAGAATGGAGTCATCCGGCACAACAGTGAATCGGATCCGACGAATGCCAAAATGAGTGAAGATACTGAAGTTAAGGTAACGGTGAAGTGGGATGATCAAGAGGAAACATTTACTCTAGAAAAAAATTGA